A window of Salvia splendens isolate huo1 chromosome 8, SspV2, whole genome shotgun sequence genomic DNA:
TTCATGCCGCTTGCAACAACTGCAATGCCATACATCAGCCCCTGGTCATCCTTTCAATCGGTTCTTTTGGGGTATGTTCACATGCTATTAGTTGTCATTTTACTCTGCACTAAGCTTTCTTTGTGGTTATATATTGGTTGATAGAATTCCCAGTTCAATCTTTTTAGGGAGTAAGAAGAGCTTGGCTGATGCCGTGGAGAAAGGTGTTGATTTAAGAGAACGTATTCTGAAACTATACCATGATAGTTACCATGGTGGATCAATGAAACTAGTAGTCATTGGTGGAGGTAAGTTTTCTCATTTTGTTTCACATTAACTGCAATTTATGTGGGTGATATGCTGTTTGTCAAGGTGTTGACAATATACTGTTGTATTAACTTGCAGTTTTGCACTTTCCTGTTACTTGAATGGTTTTATATTTTTCTGTGAGAATAATATCATACAACTATTTTTGAAATGGTTAAAACTCGTGTATCTAAGAACTAATTGAGAAATGCTAATAAAACAGTATTTGTGgtggtggggggggggggaatgaGTCCCCTGTTTGAATCAAATGGGATCAGCATATGATCTTTGCTTTATACCGATGAGAATGATGTGATTGTGAAATTTGTAGATGTGTTGATCAGTAAGGGTTTATTTTGGATTCTTAGTACCATGATGGAATTTAAGGAGGGCTTGAGTCCTTGACTATGTTGGCACTTGGCTATGGACTACAAAGCATTTTCATTTGATATTATGGAAGCAGAATCTTGTGTGAGAATTAAGTGCCTGTTATCTTCTTTTAACTATTATATCTATTTCCTGCAGAGCCCCTTGAAGAACTTGAAAGTTGGGTCGTTGAGTTATTTAGCAGTGTTAAGAAAGGTCTTCAGGCTAAGCCAGAGATGGGTTTAGATATTTCTATTTGGAGAACTGGCAAACTTTACTGGTTGGAGGCAGTTAAAGACGTTCATGTCCTTGATTTATCCTGGATATTGCCTTCATTGAGGAAAGATTACATGAAGAAAGCTGAAGATTACCTTGCCCATCTGCTTGGACATGGTAAGATGGTCTTCTGCTGTCTACCTTATTATGGTTGATTTTTGCTCTTTAAGAGTAAGAAATGATGACTTTTCATGACCTTTGTTTTGTATATTTCAGTTTGAGTCCCTTGAATTCTTGATATGAATAAAATGTTTGTACTCGTACACTCTAAAAATGAAGCAGCTTGATACTATTTTGATGATGCAAGTTGTTCTTTTTGTCAACAGTTACTTTTTTCCATTtactcttttctttttggttgCAGCATGCCTGTAAAGTTTCCATTAACCAACCAATCTCGAACTCTTTTATTTCCTGACCTTGAAATttcttaatttataatattgatGAGATCCGCATGTTAATAGCTTCAAATAGGGCACTGCAGGAGTAGTAATTTACTTAATTGACAACTGAAGTTGCTACCTTGTCTTTGAAAGACAGTAGAGATGTAGATTATTGGTCAGGGTTTGACTTATTGAAACAAAATAACCTGAAGATGTGAGAACTGAGCAGAGACGGTGAATAAAATTTTGTGCACAGCACATGTAGTTTCAAGGAATCTCGCATGGCTTTCTATTGAGGATGTCGTCCCCTGATCTTTCTTACTACATGGGTCGCCTTATTTAGACCTTTTTGACTGCCTTGTCATGTTTGTCATCTCTCCTCTTTCATTGACTTTACGTATAGCCTCTCAGCCAATGGGATGGTCTTACCTTTCGATGGAATTTAGTAAATCAGGTGGTATACAAGTTGTTAGCGTTTTATTATTGCATATCTATCTCGATATGCAAAGACCAAGAGATTGTGAATTGCTGAGGCTTGTTATTTTGTGTACATAGATTGTTCATTCCCTAGTTTGTGAGTCCACCTATTGCTTATTAATGCATTAATATTCTTATGGTTGGGCATTATGTTCTGACATGTTAGGGTACTAATAACATGATTGCAGAGGGCAGAGGAAGCATACATTTTCTCTTGAAAGCTAGAGGCTGGGTAACTTCTATATCTGCTGGTGTTAGTGACGAAGGGATGCATCGCTcctccatagcatacatcttTGGCATGTCTATACACCTCACGGACGACGGCCTGgagaatgtaatttatttttcccTACTTTTTGCAATGAAAAATGATTCAGAAAAATACAAGTTAACGAATATGTTTTCTTGAAATGGAACAGTTTTGAATTATATGATTATATCCTAATATCCATAATTTTGTGTGTTTCGTCTTTCGAAAATTGCAATAAGAAAGGacaaaaagttaaaaatatcCTCCTTCAGAATATAGTCATTTTTTTCGTAAGTACCCTTGTTAACTGCACCACTTCCTCCCTCTCCATTTCTACTTAAAAGTAGACAACCATTCTTGTTAAATGGAGCAATAGGTATTCTATGATAATATAGTTGTAATTGTAACTGTTAATTGGATTTGTTTCAAATATTTCAATTGGGGCACCTCCTATAGAGACTATGAACCATGCTTCTTTGCCCATACAATAATGGTTCCTTTATGCCGATGCTTCTTTACCATACAAAAAATGCTTCTTTGGTGTTAATGCTTTTTATGTATTACTACAATAATGCTTctttttattagtattactaCTGTTCGTCACACACAGATCAATGGTCCAAATTGGTTTTAAGTACAAGGAGAAAGTTTTTATTTGAtcatctcctatttatatttaaaatatccAAAGagcttatttattttttagtataaaCCTGTTGCATCTCATGATGTTCTTATGCTCTCTAGTATTGTCTTTACAATGCCTTTTGTTTTTCATAATCTGTCCTAGTCCTGGAAACTGCTTGCCGTTTAGTATTTTCTTTTGATGTCTATGATGTAGATCTTCGAAATCATTGGGTTCATCTATCAATATATCAAACTGTTGCATCAAGATTCTCCTCAAGAATGGATATTTAAAGAACTCCAAGATATTGGACATATGGAGTTCAGATTTGCAGAGGAGCAACCTCAAGATGATTATGCTGCAGAACTTGCTGGTATTTAATGTTTATAATAAATGTAGTTTCTAGAGTTTTATGTTTACATTGTCCCTCTAGCATGGTATTTGATTGGTATACTATGAAATTCCTGCTCAGCAGTTGGCtgctaataaaaaataaatatcaaagaCCACCATCTATCAACTAGGAATACTATGCTTTATTCATAAAGTTGACCCATGATCCAAGACATAACCAAGCCTAGCCAACGATAAACTGGAATAACAGAATTAACATATGCTGCAGCCTTCTGCGCCTTCCTCTTGGTACACACACAAGAGCTGTTAGGTATTAAGGATGCTTTAACATATAATGCTGAAATGCTGAATGCTGAATGCTTTAGTTTTATTAGGATAAAGTATCCTGTATATTCTGTCCTGAAGTTGCTAAATACTTAAACCGTACTTATTTGCTATGCTCAATTGAGTTGAAATGCATGTGATTTGCCACGTGGAGGAGTTATATTTTGAAAAAGATTCCAATTTGATGCCATGAAAACATGGATGGTATCAGTTCTCAAtgaaaatttttatttgttctgtTCAGGTTTAccaaaatagattatttttggcTTTTTTGATTGTTTAACTGAGGGATGATAAACTGATGGCATATATTATTGCAGCGAATTTGCTTGTCTTTCCTCCTGAGCATGTTATCTATGGTGACTACGCATATGAAGTCTGGGATGCTGAGATGATAAAATATATTCTGGAATTCTTCAATCCTGGAAACATGAGAGCTGATATTCTGACCAAGTCTTTGAAGAAGTCGCATGGTAGTAATCTCGTATACATTATTGTTGCTGTATTAGTTTTGATATTTGATTAGGCTTTGTGTTTCCTGAAATAGTTGTGTATATAAACACACACATATAGTTGAAAACAAAAAGTCATGGTGATTCTAGGAAGTTGATGGATAAGGCATTGGGCGGATCAAGGTGGTTGTTTGACCTGTGTGAAATTGCATCTATCACTCTAAATCTCCAGTGGTTTGACAATAGAACCTTATCAAGCTCAAAAATCTCCCTTAATTGTTGATTTAAGTAGATTTATCGACAAAGTAGATGAATATGGATTGCTGCTTCTGTCatactaattttatattgatTTGGTTTTAAATTGTCATTAGAAAGAAATGCTAACACTGATGGACTGAGCCAGTGTATAGGAGAAAGTAAGCTACTTCTGTAAATCAAGCAATAAATGGTCTAGTTCACATTAAATATCTTGTCATAAGCTTTGTGAATGTGATTTACTTCTTCATATCTTTGTTATTGATGCTCATCAGTTAATTGACCTAGGGCATAGACTTTGGCGTGTGACATTAAATTGAATTACCTATTTTTACATTCTGCTGCTATTTTCAGCTCACACTATACATATAATTGTTTCACATCCATGTCATGTCAGAAATTGCTAAAAGGGTATACCTTCGATAAATCATACAACCTCTGTCTACAAAAAAATAGTCTTGGATGTGGACGACATGAGttataatgcaaaattggtTAAGTAAGAGAGTCAGAGAGAAAAGGTGGTTGAAATGTTGTTAGTGAAAAATGGgacccacctcattagagagaaaaacttACTATAAATACATAGATATTAATTTTGTTGGACGgtccaaaatggaaaaagaagACTATATTTCTTGGATGGAGGTAGTATATGTTTTCTTAACAACGCACATGGATCAAGTATCACTTTGTTGATGTCAACTTTTTACTGGAAAAGTTGCTCTCCTTAACTTTTCTGCTGGATTTCAGATATCCAACAAGAGCCATGGTTTGGATCCCGATATCTCGAGGAAGATATTCCACTTCATTTGATGGAGCTATGGAAGGATCCTCCAAAAATAGATTCCTCCTTGCATCTACCCTCAAAGAATGACTTCATTCCATGTGATTTTTCCCTACGTGTTGAGAAGGAATCTTGCCAATCAACAGATTCTGCATCTCCAAGATGTATACTTGACGAACCTTATATGAAGTTGTGGTATAAGGCTGACCAGACTTTTAAACTTCCTCGTGCTAATACATATTTCCGCATCACCTTAAAAGGAGGATGCAGTAATATGAGGAACGCTTTATTGACCGAGTTATTCATATTGCTCCTCAAAGATGAGCTTAATGAGATTATATACCAGGTCCTTTCTTTTGCTCTTTCTAATGATATGTTGTTTTGGTTTCTCTGTTGTAAATTGTTGGtctaataaataattagaagGCTTAATTACTTTATTTCAGGCTAGTGTTGCAAAATTGGAGAGCTCTGTTTCTCTTTATGGCGATAAGCTAGAGCTGAAGCTTTATGGTTTTAATGACAAGCTTTCAGTTCTCTTGTCGAAAGTTCTGGCAACAGTTAAGTCATTCTTGCCAAAGGATGACCGCTTCAGGGTACGTactatatttacttttttgaaGAAAGATGAACcggtaaaaaagaaaataacatcCTACTCTTGTATTTGAAATGCTGAGACAGATCTTAAGACttatttttaattgaaaagAAGTTATATGCTATGCTAAGGATGGATAATTTTGATTAATATGTACTCTCTCATGTTTCTCATTATATATGTCCCATATAAACAACACTTCATCCtctttttactttaattttaatttaaagtcTTGGGGAGTGGATGGCAGTGGAGATTGAATGTGAGATCTCTCCCTCTTACAAAGGAAGGTCCAGTACGTTGATCTCCAAAAGGGACACCATTTCATCCTCTATAGTCTATACATAAGTGATATCCTGAAATTTTAGCTACTGTAAATTTTCTATATCATCTTCGGATTTTATATGCAAGCTTACATCAGCTTTGTAACAGGTTGTTAAAGAAGATATGGAGAGATCTTTGAGAAACACTAACATGAAGCCTCTAAGTCATGCTTCCTATTTAAGATTGCAAGTTTTATGTCAAAGTTTCTGGGATGCAGATGAAAAGTTGTGCTTGTTAAATGACTTGTCTATAGCAGATTTGAGGGCTTTTGTTCCTGAACTTCTTTCCCAGGTTGGTAACAAGTTATGATAGTTGCATAACTCTATCTGAGTAAATGACTTGGATTTGGTACCATGGATTTTATATGCAAATTGGGGAAATATTTGGGACCTTGTTCAACCCTACTGAGGTTCAGAAGTTTTTTGAATGACTTAAAAGAGTTTTATTTTCCACAGTATAGGAAGACTAAAATCTATAATTTGAGACATTCAATTGGGAATCATCGTTTCATTACTAGATTGGAATTGATTATAACAACAATAATCTAAGCAGTGCTAAGAACATCATAAGTTTAAATGCTCTTGGAAACTTGGTCCTTTGTATGCTTCTCTGGAAACCATCTGTGCTAACATAAATGGGTTCACTTGATGCAAATCCAACACCTGAAATGTTTAACTTCAGACGGTGAACCAGGAGAGAAGGAACATAATCCTAATAAACAATTAGGAGAAATCAAGTCCAGAATCCTTGGATATGATTGTTAAAGAAAAGAGAGccagtatgtatatatatgtgtgtgttggTGTGGGTGTATTTCAGACTTTCAGTTGTATATATAGTACATTGGTAACTGTGAAAAACAATTTACTCCTGTGCTTGGTCTTTTTTGCTTGACGGTGTTTTTATGCAAATCAAGCCTCATTACAATTTATTGCCTCACCGTACCTTTCTCCAGTTTTGCTCAACAATATTCTTGCATTATGATAACTGTGTATGAGAACTCATATACTCAAAAGTACACAATGCATTCTGCGTGTATTTTAAAGCCAATTAGATTTGACCTATCCTCTATATCTGCAAACATGTTAGTAAGCTGACAGTGTTAGTTAAGTCAAAAGAGTACTTATTTTAGGTGTTTTTCTTAAGCAACTGATGTACTGTAATGAGATTTTTGgagataaaatttgaattataagTGTAGTATAAAGGAAATAAGGCCAGCTGACAGCTGAGATGTTACTCTGTTGACTCACTTGAGTCACGTCATAAATACCAGCATCACATGGAACCTAAACTACCGTCACTGGGAAATTAAAATTTGGTGGGTGTGGCAATTAGAATTCTCTTTATTGTTAACAATATAGCTTGAGTTCAGTTCTTGCCTCTCGGGTTACATGGAACAAATGCACTGATTTTAAAACCATAATCTTCTTTCCCTTCTTGCCTCTCGGGTTACATGGAACAAATGCACTGATTAAATATTAAGAGCGTGATTGACACTCCTAAGGACTGAGAATTTAGATTGAGAACACTTACAgcattttttgtaatttgtgcATGCAATTGTTTTTCCTCAAAGTGGTGATCCACTTAAGTTGTCTATGCTCAAttctttttgctttttttttgcAGCTATATATCGAGGGTCTTTGCCATGGAAATTTGCTGGAAGAGGAAGCTCATCGATTATCAGAGATATTCAAAGGCAATTTCTTTGCGCAGCCACTTCCGTATGATTTTAGGCATAAGGAGACTGTGATGTGCCTTCCTTCAAGTGCCGACCTTGTTAGATATGTCAAAGTGAAAAACAAGCTAGAAACAAACTCCGTGGTCGAGGTAACGTAAAAGCAACTTGAGTAAGCTTTGTTATATACTGTTAATGGCTGCTTAATACTTACGGTTTCTCATTTTATTTCCTTCCTTTCTTTTGTATTTTGCAGCTTTATTTCCAGATTGAACCCGAAGAAGGAACAACATTGATTAAATTAAAAGCACTCACAGACCTTTTTGACGAAATAGTTGAAGAACCACTTTTTAATCAACTCAGGTATGTAAAGTTGGACTGAACATATAACAAGTAGTATGAATATGATAGTTGTAAATTGTAATACTGTATACCTCCACTCATTATTGgcaaaaaaatttgaataacATGCAACAGTTTTGCCCCATCCCAAACCCCAGCACCCACGACAACAACAATACTTGCACATGTCAATCACGCAAAAATACACTTGCAAAAGGATTCACTAGCAGTCTCAGCTGCCTCGGGCAATAacttaatttattattgtttatACAGAACGAAGGAACAAC
This region includes:
- the LOC121743847 gene encoding nardilysin-like, with product MLFCSAAPITTRLYINSQNRCRSYLFRKFITANSPRFNFSPLSIPLSPPLRAMAVGTCAISSDDVIVKSPTDRRLYRFIQLPNGLCALLVHDPEIYSGEPSGDGKTEDEDEEEDEDDEEDDEYSEEEEEGSDEDDDEDDETEEVKKGPTQKKAAAAMCVGIGSFSDPYEAQGLAHFLEHMLFMGSTDFPDENEYDSYLSKHGGSSNAYTETEHTCYHFEVKREFLKGALTRFSQFFSSPLVKAEAMEREVLAVDSEFNQVLQNDSCRLQQLQCHTSAPGHPFNRFFWGSKKSLADAVEKGVDLRERILKLYHDSYHGGSMKLVVIGGEPLEELESWVVELFSSVKKGLQAKPEMGLDISIWRTGKLYWLEAVKDVHVLDLSWILPSLRKDYMKKAEDYLAHLLGHEGRGSIHFLLKARGWVTSISAGVSDEGMHRSSIAYIFGMSIHLTDDGLENIFEIIGFIYQYIKLLHQDSPQEWIFKELQDIGHMEFRFAEEQPQDDYAAELAANLLVFPPEHVIYGDYAYEVWDAEMIKYILEFFNPGNMRADILTKSLKKSHDIQQEPWFGSRYLEEDIPLHLMELWKDPPKIDSSLHLPSKNDFIPCDFSLRVEKESCQSTDSASPRCILDEPYMKLWYKADQTFKLPRANTYFRITLKGGCSNMRNALLTELFILLLKDELNEIIYQASVAKLESSVSLYGDKLELKLYGFNDKLSVLLSKVLATVKSFLPKDDRFRVVKEDMERSLRNTNMKPLSHASYLRLQVLCQSFWDADEKLCLLNDLSIADLRAFVPELLSQLYIEGLCHGNLLEEEAHRLSEIFKGNFFAQPLPYDFRHKETVMCLPSSADLVRYVKVKNKLETNSVVELYFQIEPEEGTTLIKLKALTDLFDEIVEEPLFNQLRTKEQLGYVVDCSPRVTYRILGFCFRVQSSEYDPVHLQGRIENFINSLEELLNGLDHDSFENYRNGLMGKLLEKDPSLSYETNRYWGQIVDKRYMFDLSENEAEELKDIKKEDIIEWYRTYLRQPSPKCRRLAIHVWGCNTDQKDADTQTGAQVIKDLEEFKKLSQYYPSLC